The nucleotide sequence TGTAACAAGTCCAGATAACAGGATGATGAGATCTTTTAAAGAGCACCTAGACGATAGCATCTAGCCTTGAAATTATAATACAGTGGCCACCAAACAAAGTAAACACTTTTTTGACTGACAGTAAAAATTTGCTTAGAGAAGCCCACCATATCTAACTGTAAGGTCGCAGTTGGAATATAAATATTAGGGTACAATACTAGTGAGTAATAAATAATGAGAAACCAAGAGTCTACCTTACAGCTCCCCTAAACTGCTAACATCAAAAAACCAATAACTATCAATAAATTAAGAGAATTGCGTCGGCTTTTCTAGCCTCCCCCCACGCCGTTAAGAAAAAACCACAGTGAAAATAGGATTAGCCTAGAGATTTAAGATCACAAAGATACGGACTCACACTTGCCTCTAACTCAACAATCAGCTCTGGATCCATGTACTTATATTCATCAGGGATATCAAGTACATGGACTGGCTTAAAGTCTAGCATTCTAGTAAATTCAGCGACCAGCCGGTTTTTATGTTTCTTTTCCATAACGAAGATGACATCAGCCCAGCTAATATCTGCCGGACTAACTGTTTTCTTTGCTCTTGGACTTGTGCCTGCTGACCGTGTATTGCAATTGGGATACTTCCTCCACATAGCTTCAGCTGTGGGGCTACGCCATTGATTCCGGCTGCAAACAAATAATAGATTTGAAATACTACTCACCATTTATCAACTCAATATCTAAGAGTTGACGAATATCTTTCCTAGGGTATTCAAACCCTAATTGCCTAGCGCGGGAAAGCTTTTCAGACCGAAGATAAACCATCTTCCAGTTTTTCTCTGGCTTCCAGCAATCATCAGTTCCGATTCCTCGCCCACTGTTAATTCTGTTTTTGAATCTTCTCCAGGCACGGTTTCTTAGTTCATTCATTGGAAAATCCTCTTTGTATACCGGGTTCAGCAGCCGCGGTAATACGATGAGGACTATGAACACTGCTCATTCAATATTAAGAGCATCTAGGTGTCATAAAAAATCCACCGTTATATTAACCAAAACCTATGTATACTAAAAGACTGAAATTCATGGGCGACCACCAATAAGAATCATTCTTATCAGGCAGCATCATTAAACAGTCGTTTGAGCCAAATCGCTTCCCTTGTACTTCCCCCAACCCCTAGCTACTCATAAAACATAGAATTATCAATAAGTTAAGCGGCTTTCGTCGGTTTTTCAATTCCCGCCGCCTCCACCACTTCCACTCACCTTGAATTTCCTCAAACTCCTTTAAAATCAACCACTTAACGCATTACCTGAAAATCTTACAGGGTGAGGTTTTGTGTGTATTTGGGGACAATTTTCGCACTCGTTTCGCACTCAAACAGCACTTAGGCAAGAACCAGTCAAAATAAGAACTTGGTTAGGTATGCGATAACAGTATATTGATTAGAGCACTGACCGAAAGTAAAAAGCTTATGGCTTTTCACTCCCAGGATATTTCGTTAAAAGGTATTAATACCTTCTACGTTGAGGGCGGCTATTAGATTTAGGTTGTGCTTGATTAACTTTGATATTACGACCCTGTAAAGAGGAACCGTTTAACCCTTTGATAGCTGCATCAGCTTCGGAGTTATTATCCATCTCAACAAAACCAAATCCTTTTGACTGGCCAGAATCCCGGTCAGTAATCAGCGTTACATCTGCTACGGCACCATAAGCGGAAAAGGTTTCTTTTAAATCTTCAGCTGTGACATTGTATGACAGGTTGCCAACGTACATTTTCATGAATGCTTCTCTATATAATGTGTGTTGATAGGAATCACTCTACCAGCAACCAATCACACAAATTGCTTGATAGAGAATAAGGGTTGACAGGTTCATGGAAACAGCAAAGATTTACAGTTCTGAAATTTCAGGAAAGAGAAAGTAGCGGATAGAGTCGCTAAGCTTCTATCAAGACAGGACTTACTAATTAACTTAGTCGGTCGTTAAAGTACCACACACCAGCAAAGATAGCTCCTACTCAGTAAGCCCAAATTACAGGCATAACAGTGCCTGTAATTTTATTTGTTAAAAATGCAACTCATACGATAAAATAATCATATTATCAAAACTTTGAACTTCCACAGTAGTTTGGTAGTTCCACCCCACCCTAAAACAACTATTCATTTTATTTCTGGCATATCAACAACCAAGTCAGAACCTTGTAATAGTTCAGAAATAACTGGCGGCCATTTCCCTTTACTCTTAGTAAAAAAAAGTCTTTCTTTGGCCCTTGAAATACCTACAAAAAAAGAATTTTTTTCTTCTCTTTGTTTCTCTGAATCGCATTGTTGAACAGCTTTGCATAACCCCCACCAAGAATCTTCATGGAAGTCAACAAAAAATACCGTATCAAACTCAAGTCCTTTGCTTTTGTGTATAGTCATCAGCTTGACTTGATTTATTCCTTCATAATCATTTATTGCTTGCTCAATAATCTGTAAATTTTTATCCAGCGCATTTTGAAAAAGGGTACAAAAGGACTTAATTACCTTAGTTAAATATTGTGACTTATATTGAGGAAAAACAGCTTTTATCCTCTCATCACCAATGACCTCTATGATTTTATTAACGGATTTTTCTATAGAACTGGAAAGATCAAGAAATAACGTCAAGTTTACAATAAATTCTCTTAGCCTCTTATAGTCCCTATCTTGACTCAAATCATAGCCTGTGAAAAATGACGAAAGTCTCTCAAGTTCTTTTTCTTGCATGTAGTTAATATAACCAACTTTATATCTAATGAGTAGTATCAAAAAAACAGAGAGAGGCTCAACCATAAGGTCTTGTATTTTAACTCCGTCCTCAACAACCAACGCATCCTCATTTCGAAGATTAAGGCCATTATTTTGGAAAATTTCGTTCGATAGCTCAAAATAATCTTGAGATTTTTGCCTTAATATAAGAACAAAATCACTTGGCGTTAAATAAACATTATCACTTATAATTAAATTAATAAATTTGGAAATGTATTCAGACTCTCTATTTACATCATCAAATTTTTTTATCCCTATACTAAGAGCAGGCGGAGAATCTGTTCTAGTTCCTTGATAAACTATAGGTTCTTCTCCCTTTGGTGTTAAATCTTTAATAACATAATTTACGAGCCCAATAATATTGGAATTAGATCGATGATTAATTACTAAAGGAATGATCTCTAAATTGAAATCTTTCTTTAGATTTTCAAAGTTTTTGGGATTAGCACCAGCCCACCCCATTATCATTTGGTTTGCATCTCCTACAGCTGTAATTATTGTATCACTCCCCTTAAAAACAGTTTTCACAAAACTATATTGTGCGTTTGTCATGTCCTGAAATTCATCAAGAAAAAGATATTTGTAAGTTGATAAAATTAAGTTTCTTACCTGGAGATAATTTTTAACAATAGTAAAAGCCATAGAGCAGCACATAGAGTAGTCAGCAATTTTATTTACTGTGCAATAATCCCAAAAATTTACTATTGCTCCATTGGGTTCTAAACTTAAATCTAACGGAGAGTATGATTTTTTACAATGAAATACCTGACCTCCTAGTTCTTTTCTCTGATAATCATCCCACCAGTACTTATCAAAAGGATAAACATCAAAATTTGCTGGCATCTGTATCCAATCAGGCAAAAGCGTGGAAAACCTACGTACAATAGATATGAAAAATGCGTCGAATGTTGAGGAGATAAATCTTCTAGATAACTCCCTGCCACAGCGTAAAGTAACTCTGTTATTAATATTGGTAGCTGCATCTACTTTAAAACTAAGAGCTAATATTTTTTGAGGTGCTTTACATATACCGGTTTGCAATAAAAAATTGGCACGCTGTGCCAAAATTTCAGTTTTTCCTGCACCAGGGCCAGCAAGAATAGATAAGTTTTTATACTTTTCTTTTATGATTTTATCTTCAGTTTCTGTAGCTATAAAACCATTGCTTGGCTTCCATAGGTCAGAAGACAGATATTTACTCATCTTTTTCAGCTCCCTCTATAAGAGATGAGCACTTATTGACAAGTTTTTTAATAAATTCTGGGCATGCTTTCTTAAAGTCATTATCATCTTTCCCTAAGATATCCTCCATAGC is from Spartinivicinus poritis and encodes:
- a CDS encoding low molecular weight protein tyrosine phosphatase family protein, whose protein sequence is MWRKYPNCNTRSAGTSPRAKKTVSPADISWADVIFVMEKKHKNRLVAEFTRMLDFKPVHVLDIPDEYKYMDPELIVELEASVSPYLCDLKSLG
- a CDS encoding RNA recognition motif domain-containing protein, whose product is MKMYVGNLSYNVTAEDLKETFSAYGAVADVTLITDRDSGQSKGFGFVEMDNNSEADAAIKGLNGSSLQGRNIKVNQAQPKSNSRPQRRRY
- a CDS encoding UvrD-helicase domain-containing protein codes for the protein MSKYLSSDLWKPSNGFIATETEDKIIKEKYKNLSILAGPGAGKTEILAQRANFLLQTGICKAPQKILALSFKVDAATNINNRVTLRCGRELSRRFISSTFDAFFISIVRRFSTLLPDWIQMPANFDVYPFDKYWWDDYQRKELGGQVFHCKKSYSPLDLSLEPNGAIVNFWDYCTVNKIADYSMCCSMAFTIVKNYLQVRNLILSTYKYLFLDEFQDMTNAQYSFVKTVFKGSDTIITAVGDANQMIMGWAGANPKNFENLKKDFNLEIIPLVINHRSNSNIIGLVNYVIKDLTPKGEEPIVYQGTRTDSPPALSIGIKKFDDVNRESEYISKFINLIISDNVYLTPSDFVLILRQKSQDYFELSNEIFQNNGLNLRNEDALVVEDGVKIQDLMVEPLSVFLILLIRYKVGYINYMQEKELERLSSFFTGYDLSQDRDYKRLREFIVNLTLFLDLSSSIEKSVNKIIEVIGDERIKAVFPQYKSQYLTKVIKSFCTLFQNALDKNLQIIEQAINDYEGINQVKLMTIHKSKGLEFDTVFFVDFHEDSWWGLCKAVQQCDSEKQREEKNSFFVGISRAKERLFFTKSKGKWPPVISELLQGSDLVVDMPEIK